The Legionella spiritensis DNA segment TGACAGTCGGGACAGGATTGTATAAACTTGTGTACAAATTACTACTGGAAAAGCGAACCGTAAGGATAAATAATCCCGCGCTTTCCCGGCATAAACAGATGAGGTCATTATACATTACCGTGTCTCACCCCATACTAAAACACACCCCTAACGCGTTAACTTTTTTACGCCTGATATTGATCATACCGTTTCTGGCTTATCTTTATCAGAGAAGTTACGTCAACGCGTTCTATATATTTTTGCTGGCGGGGGTGACCGATGGCATAGACGGGTGGCTGGCCCGGCATTTTAACTGGCAGAGCCTTCTCGGTTCATTTATTGATCCGCTAGCTGATAAATTACTGGTTGCATCCAGCTTTATTTCTCTCGCCCTGATTGGCCGGCTCCCCTGGTGGCTGGTGATTCTGGTTTTTTTACGGGATTTGACCATTTCCATAGGCGTTCTGGCCTGGTTTTGGCTGATTCAGCGCAAAATTGATTTTGAACCCACTCGCCTGAGCAAAATTAATACCACGCTGCAACTGGCCCTTGTAACGCTTTGCCTGTTTGAGTTGGCCTATTTTGAATTCAGCAATTATCTGGTCTCCAGTTTGATAATCCTGACCGCAGCCACAACTACGGCTACTTACATATACTACGTCTGGAGCTGGGGCAGAAAAGCCTGTGAGATCAGTCACTTGCCTCAATGACCGGACAATCAAATACGTTGTGATAGCACGCTGCGAATGAGTCTGACTGGCATCGTATTACAACGGATTTCGTTAAATTAGGACTCGCTATTCGACTCATTCAAACGTAAAATGGCTCCCAATCATTCATCTGTTCGCGTCAAGAATGAAAATTCAACAGACACTAGCCATTCAATTGAATCATCAGGCCTGCCTGAGCAATTTTTGCTGGGGCGAACAGGCGTTGCTGAAACAGGAAATAGAAAAAATCATCCGGGGCCAGGGAGAACCATTCGTTTATATCTGGGGCAATCCCGGCAGCGGCAAATCCCATTTACTGCAAGCCTGTTGTCGTGCTTATTATAAACACGATTCGGCAATTTATCTTCCTCTGGATATCTTAAAGGAATGGGGCCCGGCCAGTATTGAAGGAATGAGCCAGCATGATCTGATCGCGCTGGATAATCTTGATGCCGTAGCCGGTGACGCTTATTGGGAAGAAGCCCTTTTTCATTTTTACAACCGGGTACGTGATAATGATAACGCCTGTTTACTAATCAGCGGGCAGCATGCTCCTACAGTGTCTCCTGTGCGGCTTCCTGATCTGCGTTCGCGCCTGGCCTGGGGATTGGTAGTACATCTTAAAGAACTCAGTGATGATTTAAAAATAGTCACCATTCAGGAGCAGGCGCACAAACGAGGGTTTCATTTATCAACGAGTGTCGCACAATTTTTAATCAATCGCTGTGCCCGCAACATGCATGACCTGCAAAGCATTCTTAACCAACTCGACGACGCCTCCCTGGCCGCCCAGCGCAAAATTACCATTCCGTTTGTCAAATCGGTTCTTGGCGTTTGACTTTTCATAATTCTTAACTATATTTAGGGATTGTTCCTAACCGGATCCCGTGGACAAACCGCGTACGTACCGGAATTATTTTGGCGGGCTGTCAAAGACAATCCGGCCTGCAAATTTATAGATGAGATTAAGTGTACAGAACATAAGCAACGTCCCTAAAATTTTTCCAGGGAGGGAAAATGGACATTTCACCTGTTACGCGAACAGATATATTGACAGTAGAATCGGCAACAACCGTTTTTGACCATTCACTCATTCAAACACTGGAACGATTCACCAGACAACACTATACGCCGGTCAGCCATGACGAGTTCCTTGCCAACGTGCTCAGCATCTCCAAACAGGGTCATCTGGCTCTTTATTATGACCATCAGGATAAATTGACAGGCTTCTCTCGCCTGTGCCGCGAAACCCTTTTCATGCGTTCACGGGAAATTATCATATTTACCGGAGGCACGTACCATAATCCACGCCATTGCATCAGCTATGAGGCCGCTAAATTCGGCTTGATTCAGGCAATGAAATACAAACTGGAAAATCCGGAAAAGGAACTGGTTCTTTTTTTAAACGCCTCGACCCCCGCCAAATACCGCTTCCTTGCCGAACAAGCGGAAGTTTTTTATCCATGTAGGGGTATTGTCATACCGGAGCACGTCCTGGCGCTGGTGAAACTTTTAAAACAGCAAAACGGCTGGTCATCCTGCCCGCAGCATCCGATGCTCCTCAGCAATCAAATAACTTTTCTGGACACAACCCTCCCTACGCCAGATAAAACAAACGAGCATGTTGATTATTATTTGACTATAAATCCCGACTATAAAAACGGGAATTCCCTGCTGATTTATCTACCTCTTAACCTGGCTACAATAAGCCACGGCATCAAACAGGTTGTCAGTCATGCCGTTTGCTGATCTCTGATCCAGCGCGTGGCGCGTCTGACATAAATACATCGAGGCAAGGGAACACCGAATGATTTAAAATCAAACATTTCTGACGGATGATTAGGCTCTGTGAACAACAATGTCCTGGCACCATTTTTTACAAAAGAACGGTAGCCCGTAAGTAGTATTGCGGGTTAATATTATCTCAGGAGAACAGGTGAGCGCCTAAGTGAACGGTTTTCCCGCATTTCGACTTCACCTTCATGACGGCTACAAATAAGGGACAAATCATACGCCTTTTTGCAGCCGTAATTAATTTTGTTCACGAACCTAGTACAACGTTT contains these protein-coding regions:
- a CDS encoding CDP-alcohol phosphatidyltransferase family protein, translating into MRSLYITVSHPILKHTPNALTFLRLILIIPFLAYLYQRSYVNAFYIFLLAGVTDGIDGWLARHFNWQSLLGSFIDPLADKLLVASSFISLALIGRLPWWLVILVFLRDLTISIGVLAWFWLIQRKIDFEPTRLSKINTTLQLALVTLCLFELAYFEFSNYLVSSLIILTAATTTATYIYYVWSWGRKACEISHLPQ
- the hda gene encoding DnaA regulatory inactivator Hda is translated as MKIQQTLAIQLNHQACLSNFCWGEQALLKQEIEKIIRGQGEPFVYIWGNPGSGKSHLLQACCRAYYKHDSAIYLPLDILKEWGPASIEGMSQHDLIALDNLDAVAGDAYWEEALFHFYNRVRDNDNACLLISGQHAPTVSPVRLPDLRSRLAWGLVVHLKELSDDLKIVTIQEQAHKRGFHLSTSVAQFLINRCARNMHDLQSILNQLDDASLAAQRKITIPFVKSVLGV